A section of the Festucalex cinctus isolate MCC-2025b chromosome 9, RoL_Fcin_1.0, whole genome shotgun sequence genome encodes:
- the LOC144026179 gene encoding uncharacterized protein LOC144026179 isoform X2, with translation MLILKPAVEKKRRDRINKSLAELRNLLLTNTADPRLQNPKIEKAEILDLTVEYLHKWTDGKKMNNDAPSGVVSLQPSGPPRFTIEGAGFQQCVWQMASYMHKMPALQRAGLMEGLKHHAEKRRAEQPPSLNSLSGLTDAAASAEAIRTSEGQDPRNALLLAHSPPQPHACSTPLHTPPASPWFSPSFSTFASSSPPFPSFARHFSFPPSLSPPSANASFPTLPHSLHTLPAHATSSSPTLAHQAGPTFFHYPSVTSPRRTPPLPAQSQKSSSLTWRPWF, from the exons ATTCTCAAACCGGCCGTGGAAAAGAAGAGAAGAGATCGGATAAACAAAAGCCTCGCTGAACTCAGAAACCTGTTGTTGACTAATACAGCTGATCCG CGTTTGCAGAATCCCAAAATTGAGAAAGCAGAAATTTTGGACTTGACTGTGGAATATCTTCACAAGTGGACAGATGGAAAGAAAATGAACAACG ATGCTCCCAGCGGTGTGGTAAGTCTCCAGCCGAGCGGGCCTCCTCGCTTTACCATTGAAGGTGCAGGTTTTCAGCAGTGCGTGTGGCAAATGGCCAGCTACATGCACAAGATGCCGGCCTTGCAGCGAGCCGGTTTGATGGAGGGGCTGAAGCACCACGCCGAGAAACGGCGCGCCGAGCAGCCGCCATCTTTAAACTCCCTCTCCGGACTGACGGATGCGGCGGCGTCGGCGGAGGCCATTCGCACATCTGAGGGGCAAGACCCCCGCAATGCTCTGCTCCTGGCGCATTCTCCGCCTCAACCTCACGCTTGCTCAACTCCGCTCCACACCCCTCCCGCCTCCCCCTGGTTCTCCCCCTCGTTCTCCACATTTGcttcctcctctcctccttTCCCCTCGTTCGCCCGCCACTTCTCCTTCCCCCCCAGCCTGTCACCTCCGTCGGCCAACGCCTCTTTTCCCACGCTGCCACACTCCCTTCACACCCTTCCTGCCCACGCGACTTCCTCCTCGCCCACGCTGGCTCACCAGGCGGGCCCCACGTTCTTCCACTATCCCTCGGTCACCTCCCCGAGGAGGACTCCTCCGCTCCCCGCTCAGTCACAGAAGTCTTCCTCGCTCACGTGGAGACCCTGGTTCTGA
- the LOC144026179 gene encoding uncharacterized protein LOC144026179 isoform X1, with protein MTRTFEKSLEEDNKSRKRILKPAVEKKRRDRINKSLAELRNLLLTNTADPRLQNPKIEKAEILDLTVEYLHKWTDGKKMNNDAPSGVVSLQPSGPPRFTIEGAGFQQCVWQMASYMHKMPALQRAGLMEGLKHHAEKRRAEQPPSLNSLSGLTDAAASAEAIRTSEGQDPRNALLLAHSPPQPHACSTPLHTPPASPWFSPSFSTFASSSPPFPSFARHFSFPPSLSPPSANASFPTLPHSLHTLPAHATSSSPTLAHQAGPTFFHYPSVTSPRRTPPLPAQSQKSSSLTWRPWF; from the exons ATTCTCAAACCGGCCGTGGAAAAGAAGAGAAGAGATCGGATAAACAAAAGCCTCGCTGAACTCAGAAACCTGTTGTTGACTAATACAGCTGATCCG CGTTTGCAGAATCCCAAAATTGAGAAAGCAGAAATTTTGGACTTGACTGTGGAATATCTTCACAAGTGGACAGATGGAAAGAAAATGAACAACG ATGCTCCCAGCGGTGTGGTAAGTCTCCAGCCGAGCGGGCCTCCTCGCTTTACCATTGAAGGTGCAGGTTTTCAGCAGTGCGTGTGGCAAATGGCCAGCTACATGCACAAGATGCCGGCCTTGCAGCGAGCCGGTTTGATGGAGGGGCTGAAGCACCACGCCGAGAAACGGCGCGCCGAGCAGCCGCCATCTTTAAACTCCCTCTCCGGACTGACGGATGCGGCGGCGTCGGCGGAGGCCATTCGCACATCTGAGGGGCAAGACCCCCGCAATGCTCTGCTCCTGGCGCATTCTCCGCCTCAACCTCACGCTTGCTCAACTCCGCTCCACACCCCTCCCGCCTCCCCCTGGTTCTCCCCCTCGTTCTCCACATTTGcttcctcctctcctccttTCCCCTCGTTCGCCCGCCACTTCTCCTTCCCCCCCAGCCTGTCACCTCCGTCGGCCAACGCCTCTTTTCCCACGCTGCCACACTCCCTTCACACCCTTCCTGCCCACGCGACTTCCTCCTCGCCCACGCTGGCTCACCAGGCGGGCCCCACGTTCTTCCACTATCCCTCGGTCACCTCCCCGAGGAGGACTCCTCCGCTCCCCGCTCAGTCACAGAAGTCTTCCTCGCTCACGTGGAGACCCTGGTTCTGA